Genomic window (Palaemon carinicauda isolate YSFRI2023 chromosome 42, ASM3689809v2, whole genome shotgun sequence):
tgccaagccgaatgatgtttggcttaactgcagagcctaaaaatgaatggcttaaatgcctggcctaatgataaatgGCTTAAATGACTAGCCTTattatgaatggcttaaatatctggtcttaggacaaaaggcttaaatgcctagccttgtaaTGAATGGCTTGAATGCCTAGCCTTAGGATGAGTGGCTTAAATACCTAGCATTAAAAtgagtggcttaaatgcctggccttatactGAATGGCTTAAAGGCATGGCCTTATACTGAATGGCTTAGAGGcatggccttaggatgaatgatttaaaagcctggccttagtatgaatggcatAAATGCTtggccttaaaattaatggctaaaagcctggccttgaaatgaatggcttaaatgcctggccttataatgaatagcctaaaagcctggccttaggatgaatggtttaaaagcctggccttataatgaatagcctaaaagcctggccttaggatgaatggcttcaatgcctggcgttataatgaatagcctaaaagcctggccttaggatgaatggcttcaatgcctggccttataatgaatagcctaaaatcctggccttaggatgaatggtttaaaagcctggccttaaaatgaatagcctaaaagcctggccttaggatgaatggcttcaatgcctggccttataatgaatagcctaaaagCCTAGCCTCAGGATGAatggtttaaatgcctggccttataaggATTggcttaaaagcctggccttaggatgaatggcttcaatgcctggccttataatgaatagcctaaaagcctagccttaggatgaatggtttaaaactttaaatgcctggccttataatgattggcttaaaagcCCTGCTTTAGGATGAATGTCCTAAATAGCTGGCCCTATAATgaatggctaaaagcctggccttatattgagaggcttaaatgcctggcctaaggatgcttggctttagcaaagggtcgtgggaaccaagcctacaaatatagaagttggcaaaacccacctgatgagccctttggtctgggcgaaacccttaagtatgtcacagttgaattaatagtggtagtagtatatatgaatggaatcaatatgtatgtatgtatatttatacatatatatatatatatatatatatatatatatatatatatgtttatacatacacacacacacacacacacatatatatatatatatatatatatatatatatatatataaccacgaaaaaaaagatgaaaatactggatcgaagttagtcttatcagcaacataatgtgactcacaaagtactaactccactcaagtctttatatatatatatttatatatatatatatatatatatatatatatatatatatatatatatatatatatactgtatatgtctttctctctctctcatatatatatatatatatatatatatatatatatatatatatatatatatatttatacatatatatatatatacaaatgtatatatatgtgtatatataaattgtatataatatacatatatattgatatatatgtgaatatatatatactgtatatatacagagagagagagagagagagagagagagagagagagagagagagagagagagagagagagagagagagatttcacactgtttaaaatgaagctattacctctttttcttccaagaatttttttttcatgtaataacAATAGATTTCATTCTTTTAAAtattgaaattttgataattatttaaaataccgaGGGCATTAAAGTGCCATATTTCTTGTTGTTTTTAATCTCGTGAATTAACTAATCCTAATTCTTCATTAATTTAATTGgattttatgattcatatgacatgataacttccttctcccatcctatcaccatcggtttaaaggtttaatggccgctcatgaatggcagaaactgatatacatatgacacatatccatatgatcagcgcccagcccaatctccatccaagctaggacctaggagggccagtcagtggttgctgatgactcagcagatagacctacaggctcccccaaactctagTCCTTAGTTAACAAGaatagcgaggttgcagcgaccaaagaaattaacgagttcgagcagttctcgaaccccagtctggcggacaccagtcagggacgttaccacatcggccacaacaacgaGAAAAAGAACATTTACTACTTAATGCTTCAGAATTTCAaagagtttatttcttcatttcctattcgcCAGTCAGAATGACGCTGtgacgtcattaatttcattggtcTCTCATAAAACAATTAAGAGTACCTGTTAATTAGACTGGCCTATTtctaccacccccccccctccttactctcttcacttctttccaaaacttcttcttattctcttcatatgactgacccagtccctgaccacacctcaggtcagctgccctctttgcctcacgtaccttgcactttacttccacctttttctctatatttttcatacttctctatactattactctgcagccattcttcaaaagccttctttttctcttccacttttaccttcactccttcattccaccattcactgcccttcctcatgctgcctccaaccaccttcttgccacatacatcacttgcaatcccaacaaaattttcttttgctaacttccactcctcctctaaattatcagtttctcttactctcacctcgtcatatgccattttcaacctttcctgatatttactttttacccccggttttattagctcttcaaccctcactagctcccttttacatccacccactctattcccccactcttttgctacaaccaattttccttccaccaaaaaatgatcagacataccgttagccatacccctaaacacgtgcacgtctttcaatcttccaaacattcttttatcgaaacaaataaaattattgatgggtatatgttactactactactactactactactactactactactactactactactacctttcgAAAACAAACTTGTCTTTCGTTATTATTGagaaatttacttataaaaaaattaGCATAAAAAATTGATTGACGGACACAAAAAccattaataaagatattaataaccataataataatcttgtcccttattataattataataatcattactactatcatcatcactattattattattattattattattattattattattattattattattattattataacagcgtTGTAATTGTAGAAAAACCATCGCATGTAATCCTGTCTATCCATTCAAAGGATATGGTAcaccagacagaaaaaaaaaaaaacttttggggaACAGCTCTGCCCTAAGGAGGATTTCCCCGTTTCCATAGCCACGCCCCTAAGGTCCTTGTCCTTGTCCTTACTCGCTCCTATAAAAGGAGTCTCGTTGCCCAAAGGATTCAGACAGCCTCTGCCCTTCGCTGGATCACCATGAATCCTCTGGTAATTTGAGATTCATTTTCTTCTGTGAAAAGATTCTTTCTAATTTGTTCTGACTAAAGAAAGCAGTAAACTCATTCATTATTGACATAAGAAAGTGGTATATTCATAATGCAACTTGTTTTGAATTTGCAAATACAAATTCAGTTTATGTTACAATTACTGATTATTGCCATTTTTGTTGAATTCATTGACAATGTAATGCATTACAATGCATCTGGATTTCAGTCCAAATGAGATAAAATTGTTAGATTTTCTCGACTCTGCAAAGAAGTAACTTGAttgagttttttattttaatttaatctaCATGATCTAAATGTCTTGATATTTaagaataaactttatttttttatgctCCACAGACAGTACTTTCTCTAGCAGCTGTGGCTGCCTGCAGCAGTGCCCAGATTTTAGGATACCCAGCGATCTATGGGGCCTACCCAGGATTCTACTCAGGTCTCCTTCCCCAGGGTTACAATGGACTCCTTCCTGCTGCCGCCCCACTGCCTGTGGCTCAAGTGCCCTTAACCTATAGTGGCGTGGCTCCTGTATCATACAATGCCCTCCCTTACGCCCCTGTAGCTCCCATCCAGACCCAACACCACGCCCAGGATGAGCTCGGTCAGTACTCCTTCGGGTACGCCGGAGGTCCTTCTGCGCGCTCCGAGACCCGCGATGCCTTCGGCGTCGTCAGGGGATCCTTCAACTACGTCGACTCCGAAGGCAAGGTCCAGACCCAGCACTACGTGGCCGACGCCCTCGGCTTCCGCGTCTCCGGCACCAACCTCCCCGTGGCTCCCGACGCCCCTGAGGCCCCAGCTCCCTTGGCTCTTCCAGGACCCCTGCCGGAGCCAGTTCAGGACACCCCAGAGGTCGCTGCCGCTAAGGTCGCCTTCAAGGCCGCTTTCGACGAGGCCGCTGCAGCAGCTGAAGCCGCCCCCGACGCCCGCAAATAGacaaattgtttgtttgtttgtttgtgtgttcttAAAGCTGTCCCATTTTCCGTGAAGAGGCGACGTAGAGCACCGAAGTCTTCAGTCAGCTCACCAGCTTCTCCTTTGAGGGAGGCCAGTGAAGTGACAGGACTCGGTGTTGACTCGCCTTCActttgtgtacatatactgtagagaGATATTCAGGCTGTGatcatgtatgtgtgtttgtatgtgtgtgactatttcttcaaagaaaaataaaaaaatatatcattaaagatTACTTATATTATCCTTTTACTTAGATTTTCTATGGAGTTTATGATATGACGAATGGTAGTTTCGACACACTGCGTGATAGAACATGAAATTACTTCAATGTCAAAGTTTTTAGCAATAGAGTAAAATGCCCTAATCTATATACAAATATGGACACATTGACCTAAAACAAACATGCTGGTGTTTGTCCTAATAACATTCTATGGCTAAACACagcaaatatcaaatatcaaagcAAAACTGGTTTTATAAAACTGACCAATAATAAAACTGGAAGTAATTGAGCCTAGTAGGATAAAATAATTATCTTCTTATTTCGACCTTCTTAGTCTCATTGTATTGAAGGATCGGACTCTTGAATGAAAATTTTCCagctatttctattccttgcatcttcttcacccacactcctcctccccccaccccccccccccccatcactggcctgttcttagctctcttgattggtacCACCTcttcccttaaaggtttaaaggtcgttcatgaatggcagaggaaaggagcagtgacaatgccctagagactggccatatatcatatgatcagcgaccaagccccttttcctcccaggctaggaccagggagggccatgcaaaggctgctgatgactcaacagataggcctataggctacccgaaacctcccaaccttagctaacaaggaaggtaaggttgcagacactaaaggaactaacgagactgagcagaactcgaacccccgactggcaaacaccaggcagagacgttaccaatcaggtcacctCATACAGCCATAGTATATTTTAGACAGGCTTCCTTTCCTTATATTTACAGTTCAcagattattcttcttcttttatcttaTCTCTCACTATTTTCTCGAGCCAACAATTTCTTATTTATCAAACACCATCAAATCTGGATTGGATTCTGTTATAAAATTTAGGATGAAAGCCAGGTACTGGGATTGGTGACAGCATTCCAAGCTATTTCAAAACTATTCTCATTTGTCACTTTTTCTCTTCTGGAATCTTGATCCACTCTCGCATTGTTCAATGCAGATGAACTTTACATATGAATAAGCCTTTTGCCTTATTTAACTCATTTGGGCTGAGATAATCTAACAATTTGGATGAGATATAATGGAGGGGTGGAGAATGATAAATTCTGGGGCGGGCATAACTGCATCTCCTCTTTCCTCCCCTTTCAGTTTATTATAAGTTACTATGAAGAATATTCTGTGCTTCTATTTTGAGActttaaatagaaattaataattttttctcttttccttagttTTAAAGGTAACGAATGTTATATACTGAAGTGCACGCAATGTATAATCTTTCCATGAAAAACCTGTCGAGGAAATACATCACTCTTACTAAACGCTAACTCATATATTGTTTTCTTATGTGATATCTGTCTATCCATTTCCTTCTTTATAAATAATAGTTTTAATCATTTATCTTATTCTGTCTTGAAAACCAAATAAATATCTTCATTCCCCTGAAGAACTCAGACCAATATAACTTTACCTGTAGTTCCCTACTAGTTCTTCAGAGCTATACACGGCCACACTGCAGTAAATAAAGGATAAGCAAAGCTAATCAGAACCAATGTAGTAAGAAGAGTGATAAAATGTCGACCGGCATGGAAGGTGGTTTGGCCCAGTAGTAAGAATGGGAAAACTTTTTGTTTGAAAAAGTGCGCAAACTATTAAACAATTCAAACAAAAGGACCTTGACAACAGGAACAGCTGAGGTCTCGATATCCTGCTGATGAGGCTGTCGTGTTGGGATGTGAAGGAACTTACAGGATTCGTCAGAGATTTTGTAAGAGAGAAAATTACATCTGTCATGAAGTATCTTCAATAGTCTGCTTTAAAGAAAATTGGATTTtgaagaatgtgtgtgtgtgtgtgtgtgtgtgtgtgtgtgtgtgtatgtgtgtgtgtgtgtttggtaggGAAAACGATAGGGACACCAAGAAAGTGTTGCCTGGATGGGGTAGAAAAGGTCATTCTATCTAAGATGCACTGGATGTGGGGGAAGTCAACGTGCTGTGCATGAGACTTCTGTGTTGGTATGTGAAGCGAGTTAGTTTTACACAGAGGAGACTACCATGTTTTAGCAGTAAAAGGATGAAAGTGAAAGCAACTGTTGTTTCTATCTTTCCCTGAAACCAACCCAAAATTAAGGTAATGGGTCAATGGtgaatttaaacacacacacacacacatacacacacttaccaaaacacatatatgtgtttaaGTGAGTACATATATACAACTTATAATTCTTATTCATGCTATCCCACTCAAGTATCGTGaataattcataatttttattcatGCTATTCACATAACAAAAGATCATAAAATATTCCATCATATCAGTTAGCAGAGACAATACAaactattttcaatgaaaataaactTCAAAGACTTTGTTTGTCCTTATTATCCCCCTCTGTTGACCTCAGTTTCAAAATGGGTATTTAGTGAAGATTGTTACAATAGATTTCAAGGGAACAGGTCAAAGTTCTCACCCCATTCacgccccccccccttcttccaaGGACGATCCCCAGACCCATATACTCGTGGTCAGGCTGGTAAACTAGGGATTTTTGGGGGGCTTAACAATAAGGGATATCTAactatttatctttatatacatacatatacatatagtatatatatatatatatatatatatatatatatatatatatatatatatatatatatatatatacatatatatatatatatatatatatatatatatatatatatatatatatatatatatatatatgtgtgtgtgtatatatatatatgtgtgtatctgtgaaGATAGTGAAAACTATGAAATTCAAACTTTAtcagctgaatcatggatgaaatcCATATGCAGAAAACCTCTATATTATTTACTTCCTGTACCTCCACAGAAGCCTCATATGCAGCACGTCAAGCTCTCTTACATACAGTGTAGAACCTCTCTGTCTCCCTTGCAATCGAAAGCATCCTGGATGTTGAGGTTCTTCTTTTAATGCCTCCTTAACATCATCTCTTCAGAATCATCTTAATACAGAAGTTTCTTCTTATCTAGACtgtttttattaacattttacACTCTTCCAATGATTTTGATTCCTATATGctacaaaaacatttatttttacaaattaaaccttttttttattcaacatccaaacttcacttccataaaggactCTTGgcttaaatttttttatcataaatataaacAACAGGTTATATCCATCTATAAATCCTATAGGATATGTTACACCAGTCAGAAAAAAGCTCTGAGGAACAGCTCTGCCCTCAGGAGGACTTTCCCCGTTTCCCAGGGACGAACCGTTAAGGACACAGGACAACTTTTTTCCCTAATCCAGGTAAGAAGAAGAAGACCGAAGATGCGGGTGAAGAGGATTGAAGACCCGCTTCGATTGAGGGACCCCGCCCAGGATGGGACCTTGATTCGCCCGCCTATATAAAGGATGTCTTGGGCATCTACCGGCAGACAGCTCCGAATCTGTGGGTCATCAACATGAACGCCTTGGTGAGTAGATGCAGAGGACAGGGAGCTGAGTGATGATGTGTCCTAACAATATTTACTTCTTAGGATTAAGAATATTTTGGCTATTTCAAAAGTTTAACCCAATTAAAGAGCTTAGGGACAAGTCTGTTTTGGCTATTAGTATCAGAAGTCAGACCTGAACTAATTTGAAAACTTCAAATTAAAAGTTATTGGCTATTATTAGTTAATTCTCGAACTCGCTTTTAAAATTCCATTTGCAATTTCTTGTCGACGTTAGACCTTAGCTAATCTTAACTGGATTTAAAATGTTGTGGTTATTCTTGATAGCCTTCAAAACTATAAGGAATCCAAGTCATAACACAATAGGTTAATTAATTCAAATGACTTTTTGCTATTCATTACAAACGGAAGTTTATTGTTAACAATGTATTgggctaagattttttttttgcattgagtgGTCAACGCCTTGAATTATAATAACTCAACTTCAATATGAGAATTATGTCGTACATTTGAGCTACCAATCATGAAATTCTCCACAAATGTAATGCTAttaaacttggaaaaaaaattaaagcaaactATTCTTTAGTATATGTGAGTTACTAAGCCTAAAATAATCTATATATGCAATACTATTAAAGCTGTCGATTCTAAACAACAAAGAATCAGATTTTAGGTCTACAGGAAATGTGAAAATTAAAGTATATTTGTAGAGTGAGAGAAAGAGGGAGATTGAGTGAGATCTCTATAAGAGCCCGCATATGTTATAATCTAAAGGAAGCTACTTGTAAGAACTACAGTATATCATAATCACATTTGTTGTTCTTAATACGCATAATTAATAATTGGGTATTCAAAAGACTTATTTCAGAATCAATGCCTAAACAATTAATAGCCAGATAAATTTACTAAATCTAACTCCTCTCCCAATGAAACTATTTTCCAGACTGTACTCTCCGTCATTGCCTTGGCTGCCTGCAGCAGCGGCCAGATCTTCGGCTACCCCGGCTTCTATGGATACCCAGGCCTAATCCCAGGGGCGTCTCCCATCACCCTGAAGACTGTCGCAGCTGCCCCATCCCCAGTGGCCCTCAACACCATTGCCCCCGTGGCTTACAACGCCCTTCCATTCACCCCCGTGGCTCCCATCCAGACCCAGTACCACTCACAGGACGAGCTCGGTCAGTACTCCTTCGGATATGCCGGTGGTCCCGCCTCCCGCGCTGAGAGCCGCGATGCCTTCGGTATCGTCAGGGGATCCTACAACTACATCGATGCAGAAGGAAAGGTCCAGACCCAGCACTACGTGGCCGACGCCCTCGGTTTCCGCGTCGCCGGCACCAACCTGCCCGAGGCCCCTGCTGCTCCAGAACCCGCACCCCTGGCCGCTCCTGCCCCAGTAGAGGATACCCCAGAGGTCGCTGCCGCTAAGGCCGCCCACCAAGCCGCCCTCACCGAAGCAGCTGCCCCAGCCACCGAAGTTGCTCCTGCACGTAAGAGGCGTGCCGTCGTGACCGCCCACCACGTACCTGCCGTGTCTCCTCTTCGCTTCTCCTACGGCTTCTCCTCTCCCTTGACGTACAACCACCCTGCCGTCGTAGGATCTCCCCTGCAGTACACCGCTGGATTGGGCGCCGCCTTCCCAGCTATCACGCCCTACACCGGTCTTCCCGCCCTCGCCGCCTACAGCACCGGATACCCAGCAGTCACCACCTACAACGCAGCTGCAGCAGCAGCCCCCAGGGACGCCACCCTCCTGCGGGTGGTAAACAACCCCAACCACGCCGTCTCCTACCGCGTTGACTAGGCCCTTCGAGTACCTGTCTCAAGATGCTGTCTCCTCCAGATGGTGCAGAAGCGTAGATCACCACCTGACGAAGGAAGGAACGAACTCTCTTGCTTTATAGATCGATATTTGATCGAGTATCTGATTGACTTTCAATTGAAttgatttataattttaaaaaaatatttctaaaaatacaaATTGAAGTTCCAATCCTCTTCAAGTTGGTGTTGACGCAAACGACCTGATCTGTACATAATACGTCTGAAAGTTCATGTTGTGTTTTCGCTTTTTTTCGTTTTTGTCAGAACTTGATTTTTAATAAATGATTCATTCTAAAAAAATGTCTTTGATTTGTCCATAGAAAAACTAAATTTATGTGCAACATTGAGATTACATTTtgcaatagaaaataagaaaatgaagataCAGTAGATTAATATATTCCTCTATATTcagaaatagatatatttcaagGTTGTGATGAAAactttgaataagaaaataactttaaagCAATTGCTACTCTTACAGTCTTATCAAGAGATTCCCCAACAGAAAATGAaaagaagcaatatatatatatatatatatatatatatatatatatatatatatatatatatatatatatatatatatatatgtcgtgcctAAGATGAAGAATTGCCTAATTTGTAAACTAGGCAATCGAATTGCCAAATTTCTATATTAGGCACTAACGTTGCCTAACTTGTAAGCTCCTTTTAAAACTGTGCCTATTTCATAAACTAGGCTGCCTAGCTTTTAAATTATGTAGCCTATTTTGCTAAATATGCAAATTACCTAGATTGTAAGTTAGGCAGCCATGTAATATTTTAATGTCATAACtaacctctttttttattttatcacagTGTTTCTAATAAAGTCCCTCATATTTCCTCATTAACTCTTACTTACTCATTGCTGCTCAGTACTTAGCAGGCTATCAATACATCCAAGATGAATGAGGACAAAACTAAATTTAGGTGAGAAGGGGgatcgggagggggggggggggctgtggggAAGGAAAATCTCTGATCGGCAGAGACGCGATAGAGTAATCTATTTATTGGGATATGGGAAATATTCATATCGGAACAAATATAGATTAGGGATTTCCTTAATCTatatacaactagaggggcactcagtagagagcatgcctttgtcacgccaagcagtctcattttgcatTAAACTCCACTGCGTgattgtacttcaatgtattttcttcaaaatctaatggatttgtcccacTTGTGCAAGTTTCGTTGAAGAAATTAGTGTAGTagttttgtgtaatgttgttcacaaacaaaaaattaacaaaattattttcaCATTACAGTGCTAGGCGGAATAttttaccgtgctaggtggtatatcttagtaatcaatgtttgccaacggttatgtaaacggatgagcaacctggaggagtaatGAGAACTTGAGTGTGGAGGAAATAACCTAAATcacgaagaagtcactggcagcaaggtgacaGATTGGaattaaggtgatagacaagatgacttttcggcttttactccttcgcctggcggatgatcttactggatttAGTAAGGACAGGCAGGGGTCtctttgccttagttagataggcactgcacatcacaaggaactgcctatcctttgatgaatttagccaatgaatcctctatggattagtcagtttacaaaaagcacaaatgacagaatggcctccaGTTCTGGGcgttgcagggtgctaagaatctcacggtttataaattctaaagaaaaattgaaaattgtttattggaatgttagaaccttgaatcagattgggaagttacagtaagtggagaatgaatttatgaaatatactttggatatcttagccctaagtgaaacacgttgtaaggggataggTAACGAAACCTTAGACAAGgcaatttatatatctattcaagAAAGACAGACGGAGTTGGAAGAGAGGGggaaggaatgatgatgacaccaagagcagaaaaggcattgacTGAGTGGGAAGCTGTAAATCGTAGTTTtacttgaaaagtttaaatcaaagcagtgcaatatgagtatcatagtttggtgtgcaccaaaaaattattcccctgaagaaagaaaagatgaatactatgaagatctgcagagtgtaatagatgagattccaaagagagatatgaaaattgtaattggcaaCTTCACTCCTAAaactggaaggaataatcaaggtatagagaatgtgatgagtgttgagggtcttggcgaagttgcaaatgaaaatggagcacatttcataagtttctgttcaacaaa
Coding sequences:
- the LOC137632859 gene encoding uncharacterized protein → MNPLTVLSLAAVAACSSAQILGYPAIYGAYPGFYSGLLPQGYNGLLPAAAPLPVAQVPLTYSGVAPVSYNALPYAPVAPIQTQHHAQDELGQYSFGYAGGPSARSETRDAFGVVRGSFNYVDSEGKVQTQHYVADALGFRVSGTNLPVAPDAPEAPAPLALPGPLPEPVQDTPEVAAAKVAFKAAFDEAAAAAEAAPDARKGPRPGWDLDSPAYIKDVLGIYRQTAPNLWVINMNALTVLSVIALAACSSGQIFGYPGFYGYPGLIPGASPITLKTVAAAPSPVALNTIAPVAYNALPFTPVAPIQTQYHSQDELGQYSFGYAGGPASRAESRDAFGIVRGSYNYIDAEGKVQTQHYVADALGFRVAGTNLPEAPAAPEPAPLAAPAPVEDTPEVAAAKAAHQAALTEAAAPATEVAPARKRRAVVTAHHVPAVSPLRFSYGFSSPLTYNHPAVVGSPLQYTAGLGAAFPAITPYTGLPALAAYSTGYPAVTTYNAAAAAAPRDATLLRVVNNPNHAVSYRVD